A part of Podarcis muralis chromosome 13, rPodMur119.hap1.1, whole genome shotgun sequence genomic DNA contains:
- the LOC114582130 gene encoding olfactory receptor 6B1-like, giving the protein MLTLERRNETIITEFVLRGFGELQELHILLFVLFLIIYIMTMAGNLIIVTLVVTDQHLHTPMYFFLGNLSCLETCYSSTILPRMLASLLSKNPGVSVNGCIVQLWAFVFLAVTECYLLAAMSYDRYIAICRPLHYSVLMNFKVCLQLVAGSWIGSFVIDTILLGFILQVTFCGHNVIEHFFCDFIPMMNLACSDASQVKLVSAVLTSISTLPPFVLTIASYVCIITAILGIPSTTGRQKAFSTCSSHLIVVTIFYGSLTIVYLLQDNNQLRTLNKVFSIFYTILTPLLNPLIYSLRNKEVKEALRRTANKCANCIRVH; this is encoded by the coding sequence ATGTTGACATTGGAGAGGAGAAATGAAACCATCATTACAGAATTTGTCCTTCGTGGCTTTGGAGAACTCCAGGAGTTACATATTCTTCTCTTCGTGCTGTTTCTAATCATCTACATCATGACTATGGCTGGGAACCTGATCATTGTCACATTGGTTGTGACTGATCAGCACCTCCACacccccatgtatttcttcctggGCAACTTGTCTTGCCTGGAGACCTGCTATAGCTCAACCATCCTCCCCAGAATGCTGGCCAGTTTATTAAGCAAAAACCCAGGTGTATCCGTTAATGGCTGCATTGTGCAATTATGGGCATTTGTGTTCTTAGCAGTAACTGAGTGCTATCTCCTGGCAGCAATGTCTTATGACCGTTACATAGCAATATGCCGCCCCTTGCATTATTCTGTCCTTATGAATTTCAAGGTTTGCCTCCAGCTGGTAGCTGGGTCTTGGATTGGCAGTTTTGTCATAGATACAATATTGTTAGGTTTTATACTACAGGTAACCTTCTGTGGCCACAATGTGATTGAGCATTTCTTTTGTGATTTCATTCCGATGATGAACCTGGCCTGCAGTGATGCAAGTCAGGTGAAACTGGTATCGGCTGTTCTGACTTCTATCTCTACCCTGCCACCATTCGTTCTGACTATAGCATCATACGTATGCATCATCACTGCCATTCTTGGCATCCCATCCACCACAGGAAGGCAAAAGGCTTTCTCCACTTGCTCTTCCCATCTCATTGTGGTGACCATTTTCTATGGCTCTCTCACCATTGTGTATCTTTTACAAGACAACAATCAACTGAGAACACTCAATAAGGTATTCTCTATCTTTTATACCATCTTGACACCTCTGCTTAATCCCCTTATATACAGCCTGAGGAATAAAGAAGTGAAGGAGGCCTTAAGGAGAACAGCCAACAAATGCGCTAACTGTATAAGGGTTCATTga
- the LOC144325364 gene encoding olfactory receptor 14A16-like, with the protein MFNQSSGMVEFLLHGFSDTQEWETFHFITFLVIYLMAVTENLLIITVITCSPQLHKPMYFFLANLALQDLGSISVSVPKSLANSLMNTNTISYNGCICQVSYLLFFSISHFFLLGIMAYDRYIAICNPLHYETVMNKKACVQLVISSWICGLLYSTVYTGSTFTIEFCSNDINMFFCEIPQLFKLACSDSYLIAFWVICVGASLAFTYFALIVYSYVQIFRAVLRIPSAQGKEKAFSTCLPHLIVISVYFASGSFAYLKPASGSLSAMDLVASMFYCMFPPVINPIIYSIRNRQLKSALWKLTAKFFTPIYLPQFAICFSSCKNIVKHF; encoded by the coding sequence ATGTTCAACCAGTCATCTGGAATGGTGGAATTCCTTCTGCATGGATTCTCTGATACTCAGGAATGGgagacatttcatttcattacttTCCTGGTCATTTATCTGATGGCTGTCACTGAAAACCTTCTCATCATCACAGTCATCACCTGCAGTCCTCAGCTTCACAAACCCATGTACTTCTTTCTAGCCAATCTGGCATTACAAGACCTTGGCTCCATATCTGTCTCAGTCCCCAAATCCTTAGCAAATTCCCTGATGAACACCAATACCATATCATACAATGGATGCATCTGTCAAGTGTCCTACCTTCTGTTCTTTAGTATatctcattttttcctccttGGCATCATGGCGTATGACCGCTACATTGCAATCTGCAATCCACTGCACTATGAGACTGTGATGAACAAGAAAGCATGCGTCCAACTGGTGATCAGTTCATGGATTTGTGGGCTTCTCTATTCCACAGTATACACTGGAAGTACATTTACAATTGAGTTCTGTTCGAATGACATTAATATGTTCTTCTGTGAAATTCCACAGCTATTCAAACTTGCTTGCTCTGATTCATATCTCATCGCATTTTGGGTTATTTGTGTTGGTGCGTCTCTGGCTTTTACATACTTTGCTCTGATAGTTTATTCTTATGTTCAGATCTTCAGGGCAGTTCTCAGAATTCCTTCTGCCCAGGGAAAGGAAAAGGCCTTCTCAACTTGCCTGCCACACCTTATTGTAATATCTGTATATTTTGCCAGTGGTTCATTTGCCTATCTAAAGCCAGCTTCTGGGTCCCTATCAGCCATGGATCTTGTGGCTTCTATGTTCTACTGCATGTTTCCTCCAGTTATAAACCCAATAATCTATAGTATTCGGAATAGGCAACTGAAATCAGCATTGTGGAAGTTGACTGCAAAATTTTTCACCCCAATTTATCTTCCCCAATTTGCAATATGTTTCTCTTCCTGTAAAAATAtagtaaaacatttttaa
- the LOC114582129 gene encoding olfactory receptor 11A1-like, with translation MQKPAGRNETIITEFILRGFGDFHDLQILLFIVFLMIYIMTMVGNLIIVGLVVTDRHLHTPMYFFLGNLSCLETCYSSTILPRMLASLLTHNDSVSIHSCLVQFWTFGVLAGTECYLLAAMSYDRCLAICRPLHYSTHMNAKVCLLLVVGSWMSSFVMDTTVFIFVLQLTFCGHNVIQHFFCDFTPLINLACSDTRRVKLISTVLTSIATLPPFILTLASYMYIIAAILQIPSTTGRQKAFSTCSSHLIVVTIFYGTLIIVYVLPDTNELKELNKLFSVFYTILTPLVNPLIYSLRNKEVKEALRRAGSHMCKCAFNSGLQIFRCCIR, from the coding sequence ATGCAAAAACCTGCTGGGCGTAATGAGACCATCATTACAGAATTCATCCTTCGTGGCTTTGGAGACTTCCATGACCTACAAATTCTTCTCTTCATTGTTTTTCTCATGATCTACATCATGACCATGGTTGGGAACTTGATCATTGTTGGACTAGTTGTGACTGATCGGCACTTACACAcacccatgtatttcttccttgGGAATTTGTCTTGCTTAGAGACCTGTTACAGCTCAACCATCCTCCCCAGAATGCTGGCCAGTTTATTAACACATAATGATAGTGTGTCTATTCATAGCTGCTTGGTCCAATTCTGGACTTTTGGGGTTTTAGCAGGAACAGAATGCTATCTCCTGGCAGCAATGTCTTATGATCGCTGCTTGGCAATATGTCGCCCACTGCATTATTCCACACATATGAATGCAAAGGTTTGCCTCCTGCTGGTGGTTGGATCTTGGATGAGCAGCTTTGTGATGGACACAACAGTATTTATATTTGTATTGCAGCTAACATTCTGTGGCCACAATGTCATTCAACATTTCTTTTGTGATTTCACTCCATTGATTAATCTGGCCTGCAGTGACACACGGCGGGTTAAACTCATATCGACTGTTCTGACTTCAATAGCTACCCTGCCACCATTCATTCTGACCTTAGCATCATACATGTACATCATTGCAGCCATTCTTCAAATTCCATCCACCACAGGGAGGCAAAAGGCCTTCTCTACTTGCTCTTCTCACCTCATTGTGGTGACCATTTTCTATGGCACTCTCATCATTGTATATGTTTTGCCAGATACCAATGAACTGAAAGAGCTGAACAAATTATTCTCTGTTTTTTACACTATTTTGACACCTCTAGTCAATCCCCTCATATACAGCCTGAGGAACAAGGAGGTGAAGGAAGCCTTGAGGAGAGCAGGCAGCCATATGTGCAAATGTGCATTCAACTCTGGCCTTCAAATCTTTAGATGTTGCATAAGGTGA
- the LOC114582771 gene encoding olfactory receptor 6B1-like yields MKTIKKEEERNETNIAEFILLGFGDIQELQIFLFMLFLIIYVMTMVGNILIVVLVVLDQSLHTPMYFFLGNLSCLETCYSSTILPRMLASFLTKNQSVSVNGCIVQLWVFGFLIAAECYLLTAMSYDRYVAICRPLHYPFLMNFKICLQLVAGSWIGSFVVNMILLIFTLQLTFCGYSVIDHFSCDFLPIVNVACSDTHQIKVLSFALTSICTLPPFSITIASYGCIINAILGIPSSTGRQKAFSTCSSHLIVVTIFYGTIIAVYILPDTNQLRELNKVFSVFYTILTPLLNPLIYSLRNKEVKEALRKVAYKYAHIRVY; encoded by the coding sequence ATGAAAACCAttaagaaagaggaggagagaaatgAAACCAACATAGCAGAATTCATCCTTCTTGGTTTTGGAGACATCCAGGAACTCCAGATTTTTCTATTCATGCTGTTTCTAATTATATACGTTATGACCATGGTTGGGAACATCCTCATTGTTGTACTAGTTGTGCTTGATCAAAGCTTACACAcacccatgtatttcttccttgGGAATCTGTCTTGCTTGGAGACCTGCTACAGTTCAACCATCCTCCCTAGAATGCTGGCCAGTTTCTTAACCAAGAACCAAAGTGTTTCGGTGAATGGGTGCATTGTGCAATTGTGGGTTTTTGGTTTCTTGATAGCAGCAGAGTGCTACCTCCTGACAGCAATGTCCTACGATCGCTATGTCGCAATATGCAGGCCCTTGCATTATCCATTTCTTATGAATTTCAAAATCTGCCTCCAGCTGGTGGCTGGTTCTTGGATCGGCAGTTTTGTGGTAAACATGATCTTGTTAATTTTTACACTGCAGTTAACCTTCTGTGGCTACAGTGTTATTGATCATTTCTCTTGTGATTTCCTTCCAATAGTGAATGTTGCCTGCAGTGACACACATCAAATAAAAGTTCTGTCATTTGCTCTGACCTCCATCTGCACACTGCCACCATTCAGTATAACAATAGCATCCTATGGGTGCATCATTAATGCCATTCTTGGCATCCCGTCCTCCACAGGAAGACAAAAGGCCTTCTCTACCTGCTCTTCTCATCTCATTGTGGTGACCATTTTCTATGGCACCATCATCGCTGTGTACATTTTGCCAGACACCAACCAACTGAGAGAGCTGAACAAAGTCTTCTCTGTCTTTTACACAATATTGACACCTCTCCTTAATCCTCTAATATATAGTCTGAGGAACAAAGAGGTGAAGGAGGCCTTGAGGAAAGTAGCTTACAAATATGCACATATAAGAGTTTATTAA
- the LOC114582125 gene encoding olfactory receptor 5P50-like, whose protein sequence is MERMQKPEERNETIITEFILHGFGDLRDLQIPLFVVFLVIYITTIVGNLIIVVLVVRVQHLHTPMYFFLGNLSCLEICYSSTILPRMLASFLTQNQAVSIYSCFLQLWAFAVFAAVECYLLAAMSYDRYLAICRPLYYSTLMNLKICLQLVAGSWIGSFVINTASFLFISQLSFCGHNIIEHFFCDLTPLINLACSGAQQVKLVSAILASFATLPPFILTVTSYVYIIAAILQIPSATGRQKAFSTCSAHLIVVTIFYGTLTIVYVLPDTNELKELNKVFSVFYTILTPLVNPLIYSLRNKEVKEALRKSGSQFCNSHKSALTSCFQLL, encoded by the coding sequence ATGGAAAGGATGCAGAAACCAGAGGAGAGAAATGAAACCATCATTACAGAATTCATCCTTCATGGCTTTGGAGACCTACGTGATCTGCAAATTCCTCTCTTTGTGGTGTTTCTAGTTATTTACATCACGACTATAGTTGGGAACCTGATCATTGTTGTTCTAGTTGTGAGAGTTCAGCACCTCCATACCCCCATGTATTTCTTCTTGGGCAATTTGTCTTGCTTGGAGATTTGTTACAGCTCAACCATCCTCCCTAGAATGCTGGCCAGTTTCTTAACTCAGAACCAAGCTGTGTCTATTTATAGCTGTTTTCTTCAGTTATGGGCTTTTGCGGTTTTTGCGGCTGTAGAATGCTATCTCCTGGCAGCAATGTCTTATGATCGCTACTTGGCAATTTGCCGACCCCTGTACTACTCCACACTTATGAATCTCAAGATTTGCCTTCAGCTTGTTGCTGGATCTTGGATTGGCAGCTTTGTGATAAACACAGCCTCATTTCTCTTTATATCACAGTTATCCTTTTGTGGCCACAATATCATCGAGCATTTCTTTTGTGATCTCACTCCATTGATTAATCTGGCCTGCAGTGGCGCACAACAAGTTAAACTGGTATCAGCCATTCTGGCTTCTTTTGCTACCCTGCCACCATTCATTCTGACCGTAACATCATATGTGTATATCATTGCTGCCATTCTTCAAATCCCCTCCGCTACAGGAAGGCAAAAGGCCTTCTCTACCTGCTCTGCTCACCTCATTGTGGTGACCATTTTCTATGGCACCCTAACCATTGTGTATGTTTTGCCAGATACCAATGAACTGAAAGAACTGAACAAAGTGTTCTCTGTTTTTTACACCATCTTGACACCTTTGGTCAATCCCCTCATATACAGCCTGAGGAACAAAGAAGTGAAAGAAGCCCTGAGAAAGTCAGGTAGCCAATTTTGTAATTCACATAAGAGTGCATTGACGTCTTGTTTTCAGCTCTTATGA